A genomic region of Cannabis sativa cultivar Pink pepper isolate KNU-18-1 chromosome 1, ASM2916894v1, whole genome shotgun sequence contains the following coding sequences:
- the LOC115705090 gene encoding myb family transcription factor APL isoform X2 — MAAEMMRSSTTTSDDHDAGSSQVSKTNNNQDYNTLEHIDEEEEEDEDEDEDEDNEDRKNEQSSSNSTVEENGSKKQQGATSGGSVRQYVRSKTPRLRWTPDLHLCFVRAVERLGGQDRATPKLVLQLMNIKGLSIAHVKSHLQMYRSKKIEDPNQEQGFFLEAGREHHHHIYNLSQLPMLQSFNQWPNSSLIRSSYGDSSWRSSSGRDHQIYNNNNSVRAALDSANNRSSSSSSSVHGSVQGFNYVAERLLLRNNNHSNNTLLITSNNFSSLNNSASWRSMQQGHHQNESLQRSSWPRSSSSTRFGHTTSSMEDHHHNHNNIVPKKSHQSSKQEGDNILKRKALDSDQYGHDELDLDLSLKLTPNNSTNNNKERIGGGLLEMDQEIDTSTSLGLSLSPSSSSKLTKLNNINGGGHVIRSSSSTGNGSGSGSGLIMNNRRLMGTSTLDLTL, encoded by the exons ATGGCGGCCGAGATGATGAGATCAAGTACTACTACTAGTGATGACCACGATGCAGGTTCTTCTCAGGTTTCAAAGACAAACAATAATCAGGACTACAATACTCTGGAGCAtattgatgaagaagaagaagaagacgaagacGAAGACGAAGATGAAGATAATGAAGATAGGAAGAATGAGCAGAGCTCGAGCAATAGCACAGTTGAAGAAAATGGATCGAAGAAGCAGCAGGGAGCTACTTCTGGTGGATCTGTAAGGCAATATGTTCGTTCCAAGACTCCAAGGCTTCGCTGGACTCCCGATCTGCATCTTTGCTTTGTTCGAGCAGTTGAAAGATTAGGAGGACAAGATA GAGCTACACCAAAGCTGGTTCTTCAATTGATGAACATAAAGGGCCTTAGCATAGCTCATGTCAAGAGTCATCTtcaa ATGTATAGAAGCAAGAAGATAGAAGACCCAAATCAAG AACAAGGATTTTTCTTGGAAGCAGGAAGAGAACATCATCACCACATTTACAACCTCAGCCAACTCCCAATGCTACAAAGTTTCAATCAATGGCCTAATTCAAGTTTAATCag ATCCTCATATGGTGATTCTTCATGGAGATCATCATCAGGCCGTGACCACcagatttataataataataactcagTTAGGGCTGCTCTTGACAGTGCCAACAacagatcatcatcatcatcgtcaTCAGTACATGGATCAGTTCAAGGATTCAATTACGTTGCAGAGAGATTATTACTCAGAAATAATAATCATAGTAATAATACACTGCTTATTACGAGTAATAATTTTTCATCTTTGAATAATAGTGCTAGTTGGAGATCAATGCAGCAAGGTCATCATCAAAACGAATCGCTTCAAAGATCATCATGGCcgagatcatcatcatcaacccGATTCGGTCACACCACATCATCAATGGAAGATCATCATCACAATCATAATAATATCGTGCCAAAGAAATCTCATCAGTCGTCAAAGCAAGAAGGTGATAATATTCTGAAAAGAAAGGCATTGGATTCTGATCAATATGGTCATGATGAGTTGGATTTGGACTTGTCTTTGAAATTGACACCAAATAAtagtactaataataataaagagagAATTGGGGGTGGATTGTTAGAAATGGATCAAGAAATAGATACAAGCACTAGTTTGGGCCTTTCTTTGTCCCCATCTTCGTCCTCAAAGCTTACCAAGTTGAATAATATTAATGGAGGTGGTCATGTTATTAGAAGTAGCAGTAGTACTGGTAATGGTAGTGGTAGTGGTAGTGGATTAATAATGAATAATAGGAGGTTAATGGGAACGAGTACTCTTGATCTGACTTTATGA
- the LOC115705090 gene encoding uncharacterized protein LOC115705090 isoform X1: MAAEMMRSSTTTSDDHDAGSSQVSKTNNNQDYNTLEHIDEEEEEDEDEDEDEDNEDRKNEQSSSNSTVEENGSKKQQGATSGGSVRQYVRSKTPRLRWTPDLHLCFVRAVERLGGQDRATPKLVLQLMNIKGLSIAHVKSHLQMYRSKKIEDPNQVLSEQGFFLEAGREHHHHIYNLSQLPMLQSFNQWPNSSLIRSSYGDSSWRSSSGRDHQIYNNNNSVRAALDSANNRSSSSSSSVHGSVQGFNYVAERLLLRNNNHSNNTLLITSNNFSSLNNSASWRSMQQGHHQNESLQRSSWPRSSSSTRFGHTTSSMEDHHHNHNNIVPKKSHQSSKQEGDNILKRKALDSDQYGHDELDLDLSLKLTPNNSTNNNKERIGGGLLEMDQEIDTSTSLGLSLSPSSSSKLTKLNNINGGGHVIRSSSSTGNGSGSGSGLIMNNRRLMGTSTLDLTL; the protein is encoded by the exons ATGGCGGCCGAGATGATGAGATCAAGTACTACTACTAGTGATGACCACGATGCAGGTTCTTCTCAGGTTTCAAAGACAAACAATAATCAGGACTACAATACTCTGGAGCAtattgatgaagaagaagaagaagacgaagacGAAGACGAAGATGAAGATAATGAAGATAGGAAGAATGAGCAGAGCTCGAGCAATAGCACAGTTGAAGAAAATGGATCGAAGAAGCAGCAGGGAGCTACTTCTGGTGGATCTGTAAGGCAATATGTTCGTTCCAAGACTCCAAGGCTTCGCTGGACTCCCGATCTGCATCTTTGCTTTGTTCGAGCAGTTGAAAGATTAGGAGGACAAGATA GAGCTACACCAAAGCTGGTTCTTCAATTGATGAACATAAAGGGCCTTAGCATAGCTCATGTCAAGAGTCATCTtcaa ATGTATAGAAGCAAGAAGATAGAAGACCCAAATCAAG TTCTTTCAGAACAAGGATTTTTCTTGGAAGCAGGAAGAGAACATCATCACCACATTTACAACCTCAGCCAACTCCCAATGCTACAAAGTTTCAATCAATGGCCTAATTCAAGTTTAATCag ATCCTCATATGGTGATTCTTCATGGAGATCATCATCAGGCCGTGACCACcagatttataataataataactcagTTAGGGCTGCTCTTGACAGTGCCAACAacagatcatcatcatcatcgtcaTCAGTACATGGATCAGTTCAAGGATTCAATTACGTTGCAGAGAGATTATTACTCAGAAATAATAATCATAGTAATAATACACTGCTTATTACGAGTAATAATTTTTCATCTTTGAATAATAGTGCTAGTTGGAGATCAATGCAGCAAGGTCATCATCAAAACGAATCGCTTCAAAGATCATCATGGCcgagatcatcatcatcaacccGATTCGGTCACACCACATCATCAATGGAAGATCATCATCACAATCATAATAATATCGTGCCAAAGAAATCTCATCAGTCGTCAAAGCAAGAAGGTGATAATATTCTGAAAAGAAAGGCATTGGATTCTGATCAATATGGTCATGATGAGTTGGATTTGGACTTGTCTTTGAAATTGACACCAAATAAtagtactaataataataaagagagAATTGGGGGTGGATTGTTAGAAATGGATCAAGAAATAGATACAAGCACTAGTTTGGGCCTTTCTTTGTCCCCATCTTCGTCCTCAAAGCTTACCAAGTTGAATAATATTAATGGAGGTGGTCATGTTATTAGAAGTAGCAGTAGTACTGGTAATGGTAGTGGTAGTGGTAGTGGATTAATAATGAATAATAGGAGGTTAATGGGAACGAGTACTCTTGATCTGACTTTATGA
- the LOC115705865 gene encoding uncharacterized protein LOC115705865 produces the protein MANPNEDKQGLNTLNPKDHEDHGPFSNGDDSEDDEYDAADEEDDEDDNDEEEEEEEEPPKKPQSQADRLRSEKSKLENLMHRMSTGQVPLRVHDVIIKGNSKTNDYLIEAEVEGIKNAGTMQELLEAAGMANAKLQALEIFDSVRITLDSGPPELPGTANVVVEVVETKNPLSGECGAYTKPAARSWTLEGSVKYKNWLGYGDLWDGSLAYGPNQTSEISAGVFLPRFKCFLTPVVARAFLLSQDWQEYSSYKERQLGLSLGLFSTKNHDLAYNLGWRTLTDPTQMASRTIRRQLGHGLLSSLKYTFKIDRRNSGVRPTRGYACVLSSQVGGLSPDPRCLRFLRQEFDLRYALPFGFYNVALNFGISGGVIFPWGNGFLNKPSSLPERFFLGGDFSPVCTVGGPTTVWGFKTRGIGPTEPRRQNNDKPDEESSDSSGRDVVGGDLALTAFADLSFDLPLRWLREHGVHGHIFAGSGNLAKLTENEFRNFSVPKFFQSFRSSVGAGIVVPTKFFRLECNYYYILKQYEDDRGKSGFRFSVSAPS, from the exons ATGGCAAACCCCAACGAAGACAAACAGGGTCTCAACACTCTCAACCCTAAGGACCACGAAGACCATGGCCCATTCTCCAATGGCGACGATTCCGAAGATGATGAATACGATGCCGCAGATGAAGAAGACGACGAGGATGATAACGATGAagaagaggaggaagaagaagagccaCCAAAGAAGCCCCAATCCCAGGCAGACCGGTTGCGTTCAGAGAAGTCCAAGCTTGAAAACCTAATGCATCGAATGTCCACCGGACAAGTTCCTTTGAGGGTTCATGATGTTATCATCAAAGGTAATTCTAAGACCAATGACTATCTGATCGAGGCTGAAGTGGAAGGTATCAAGAACGCTGGCACTATGCAAGAGCTGCTCGAGGCTGCTGGAATGGCCAATGCGAAGCTTCAAGCACTTGAGATCTTTGATTCGGTTAGGATTACACTCGATTCTGGTCCGCCTGAGTTGCCTGGGACTGCTAATGTGGTCGTTGAGGTCGTCGAGACCAAGAACCCCCTCTCCGGAGAATGCGGCGCCTACACTAAACCTGCG GCTAGATCTTGGACGCTTGAAGGCTCAGTTAAGTATAAGAATTGGCTTGGATATGGGGATCTGTGGGATGGTTCTTTGGCGTATGGACCAAACCAAACTTCTGAGATAAGTGCTGGAGTGTTTTTGCCCAGATTCAAATGCTTCTTAACTCCTGTGGTAGCACGGGCATTCTTGCTTTCTCAAGATTGGCAAGAGTACTCTTCATACAAAGAGCGACAATTGGGTCTATCTCTTGGTTTATTTTCGACCAAGAACCACGACTTGGCATATAATCTTGGATGGCGTACCTTGACAGATCCAACACAGATGGCCTCGAGGACAATAAGAAGGCAGCTTGGACATGGCTTACTTTCATCTCTTAAATATACGTTTAAGATTGACAGAAGGAATTCAGGTGTGAGACCAACTCGAGGTTATGCTTGTGTTTTGAGCAGTCAAGTTGGTGGGTTATCTCCTGATCCTCGGTGTTTACGGTTTCTACGCCAG GAATTTGATCTTCGTTACGCTTTGCCTTTTGGATTTTATAACGTTGCACTTAATTTCGGAATATCTGGTGGTGTTATTTTCCCATGGGGGAATGGATTCTTGAACAAGCCCTCATCCCTGCCTGAAAGGTTCTTCTTGGGTGGTGATTTCTCTCCAGTTTGCACTGTGGGAGGGCCAACAACAGTGTGGGGATTTAAGACAAGAGGCATAGGTCCTACAGAGCCAAGAAGGCAAAATAATGATAAACCTGATGAAGAGAGTTCCGACTCTTCTGGAAGAGATGTTGTTGGCGGAGACCTTGCTCTTACTGCATTTGCAGATCTTTCCTTTGATCTTCCTCTGCGCTGGTTAAGAGAACATGGAGTGCATGGACACATTTTTGCAGGTTCTGGGAACCTCGCAAAATTGACAGAGAATGAGTTCCGGAACTTCTCTGTTCCGAAGTTCTTTCAGTCATTTCGAAGTTCAGTTGGAGCTGGGATTGTTGTGCCCACCAAATTCTTCCGCCTAGAG TGCAACTACTACTATATATTAAAGCAATACGAGGACGATCGTGGGAAGTCTGGCTTTCGATTTAGCGTGTCAGCTCCATCATAG